Part of the Scomber japonicus isolate fScoJap1 chromosome 2, fScoJap1.pri, whole genome shotgun sequence genome, ATGAGGAATTCGAGGACTTCAAGTGTCTCCTAAAGTATGAAAGTCTGGCAGGCTACCAAACCATCAAAGAATCTCAGCTGGAGAATGCAAAGAGACGAGACACCGTGGATTTGATGGTGCAGACCTACCAACttcctggagctgtggaggcGACCAAGAAGCTTTTAAAGACGATCAACAGGAATGATCTGCTGCAGACTTTTTCAGACATCAGCTCAGGACCAGAAGGTCAGTCACAAATCAGTTTTATTAACATGAATGCtttaatattattgtcattcatgAACagcatattataatattttggggttgagtatagctcagtgggtagagcacctgccccatgtgttgaggctgcagtcctcgctgcaggccaccctggtttgaatcctgcACCGAGCAGTCCtttcctgcatgtcattcccccctctctgcctccagtttcctgtctctctccacttacCTGTacataaaaggcaaaaaaaccaaaacatataatattttattaattattaattactgATATCTCTCTCAGTGAATTTCAGTGATGATCTGGGCGCTTCAAAGAACAGAGGGCCTTCCACCCGTccgactcctcctcctcttcctcctcctcgtcctctacTTGTAGTTCATGAAGGTAAATCTGCTCAAagctgcacatgctcagtagtgtctgccttacacagaactcctctctgaaaacatgatcactgttattagtctttggagccgaTTCTAAACAAACCAACATGACCAAGCTCcagtgttttaataaaaagtctGGATCATACTTACAGACCAACTTATTATTCTCTTCTTTCTACCGCCTGCTGTCTTTTTGTGGGAAATCAGAGGAAATCAGCTGCAGGGCTCTCTTTCAGTTAGGTACAATGTATATTaattacattgacttacattctcagagcaacaagctgccaaaccaaGAGTCTGTgctggaaccaaactgaagtcctgtctggtgtttCTGGGGATTCTGGTGTTTCCGGTGATTCTGGCGTGTCGTGTCTTCATCTGCTGTGAGGCTCAATTCAAttcattaatatatacatatataactaAAGGAGATGGCAGTGAGTAGAATATGGTCATTTGAAGTGAATGTCTACCTgttgtgacaggaagtgacatatTTAGCAGTTTCATCTCAAGTTCTGGAAATGATTCCTCTCTAATATTCTGTTGTGTTGGCATCCAAAGATGGGACTGTGATCAGCGTCCACCATCCACCATCATATGAGACAACAactgtggctcagctggaggagacgctcAGCACAAAGATGAAGAAccagtttgaggctgagctgaagagggtccagcagtatgcagtggatgtgactcttgatcctgatacagcacatcctaaactcatcctgtctgctgatgggaaacaagtaTATCATGGTGATGTGAGGAAGAATCTCCCAGACAACCCAGAGAGATTTTCCACAAATGTCTGTGTtttaggaaagcagagtttgtcttcaggcagattttactttgaggttcaggttaCAGAGAAGACTAAATGGGatttaggagtggccagagagtcgatCAACAGGAAGGGAAACACTCCACTGAGCCCTCAGTATGGTTACTGGACTATATggttgagaaatggaaatgagtacaAAGCTCTTGCTGGGCCTGCAGTCCGTCTCTCTCTGGAGTCTCgtcctcagaaggtgggggtgtttgtagattatgaggagggtctggtctccttttatgacgtagatgctgcagctcttatctactcctttactggctgctccttcactgagaaactctacccataCTTTGGTCCTGGTTTTAATGATGGTGGTAGAAACTCCgcccctctgatcatctgtcctgtcaatcaaactgccTGATCTAGTTTCTATGATCAGCAACTTATTGAGCAGCACCAACAATTAATTTACTTCATGTGTTAATGATTGTTTTACATCCTCTGTGTAAATATGCACAGTAGTCTATACTAGCAGTCAGTGGATTAGAGACTAAACTTGTCTTTTTTCAACTTCAGTGTCCTTCtactatttattcattaatctCTTCATAGTTGATGGGTCCATCATGAGAAACTTTGTTCAAACCAACAGAGCTTTAAAATCTAGTGAACATCTCAAAGTTTGTAAAGATACCAAGTCTGTATCAAGACTGAATATTCAGTTACAGCCTGATTTCATAttactcttttttaatttgctgaatattttaaatttattgAATATTTGTGAAAATCCTTTGACTGCTGTGGCTTATTCAAAAATATAAGTGTATTAAATTAGAATTGATATTCATTGATTATATTCTTTCactgtttctactgttttatcttttggtatctttcattttttttattaccttcATAGTTTCATGTAAAGAACTTTGGATGGCTGATCTGTGTTTGAATAATTACCaaataaaattgtttaaaaagccTCATAACAAGTTCATGatatgttattttaaacatgtgactTAGTCCATCATTTAGTCCTCAACTTTCTTcctaaaagacagaaaatgtggatGTATGTCAGAGACTAAAACAGATGCTGTAAAGTGAATAGAAAGATATTTTGTGGTGAATGAAACTACTCTGCTATACAGTATCACTGCAGTTAAATCCtgtgcagaagaagaaactgtgtgtggaagtgttttattttgctatCAGAGTCTTCCTCTCAAAGTCACTGAGGTTTGTACAAGTTGTCTGTGTTTCCCTCCtgtgtccagcagagggcagcataacagcacacatcagagagaggacAGTTTGATAAAGGCAGGGACAGACTGCACACACCTCAACTTCCTCATCTTATAAATAACTTCCTCATTATTATATGTTCCATCTACTGATGAAACAGCAACTTGCTAAACATCTCTCAGCCCTCAGAACCTCAGATCAATGAAAGTCTTACAGTTTTTCAAAAATACACTTAGATATTTTACTACAATATATTGATAGCAGAACTGGCTGTCAGCTCATTACAGATCGCCTGATTCAGCAACAgttaaaagaaaggaggaaataaaataagaaatacatgaacaggttaaaatattacagtgaGCTGAACTTTGGACTGACTGAttctttcagagctgaaataaaccaacactgcagaaaaagaagataaCAGGAGTTCAATCAGGAgggaattcattttttaaagtgacatttattttattgaacatgCAGATAATGAAGAAATGTCTGTGGTGATTAGACcccatcatgatgtcatcatatcTATAATGGTATATCCCCTGTTAGAGTCTAGAtactggtggtggtgatgaataAAGGCAGAGCTGAGAGCTGGATGATGAGAGGAAGACCAGATTCTGGTGATCTCAGAATTGACACAGATCAATAGAAAACAATAAGTCAAAAGAAACGTAGGTATCTCACAATTATACATGTTGATGTCAATCAGTCCGTGAATTATTGCTGGACGGTCTGGTATGAAGCAAAGAGTGAGAC contains:
- the LOC128378652 gene encoding E3 ubiquitin-protein ligase TRIM21-like encodes the protein MVRKRDLLKTLEGLRDEEFEDFKCLLKYESLAGYQTIKESQLENAKRRDTVDLMVQTYQLPGAVEATKKLLKTINRNDLLQTFSDISSGPEEQQAAKPRVCAGTKLKSCLVFLGILVFPVILACRVFICYGTVISVHHPPSYETTTVAQLEETLSTKMKNQFEAELKRVQQYAVDVTLDPDTAHPKLILSADGKQVYHGDVRKNLPDNPERFSTNVCVLGKQSLSSGRFYFEVQVTEKTKWDLGVARESINRKGNTPLSPQYGYWTIWLRNGNEYKALAGPAVRLSLESRPQKVGVFVDYEEGLVSFYDVDAAALIYSFTGCSFTEKLYPYFGPGFNDGGRNSAPLIICPVNQTA